The following are encoded in a window of Catharus ustulatus isolate bCatUst1 chromosome 12, bCatUst1.pri.v2, whole genome shotgun sequence genomic DNA:
- the SELENOS gene encoding selenoprotein S yields the protein MELGGAGAAAGPGPALGQGGLEALQHTVGSVLASYGWYMLLAVVAVYLLVQKVSRSLAARPSGRHGAAEAAEEPDVVVRRQEALAAARLRMQEELNAQAERYKEKQRQLEEERRRQKIAMWESMQEGKSYKGNLKLNQQEVESGASASAVPKSKPNKKPLRGGGYNPLSGEGGGTCSWRPGRRGPSAGG from the exons ATGGAGCTCGGAGGTGCTGGTgccgcggcggggcccgggccgGCGCTGGGCCAGGGCGGCCTGGAGGCCCTGCAGCACACGG TGGGCTCGGTGCTGGCCAGCTATGGCTGGTACATGCTGCTGGCCGTCGTCGCCGTGTATCTCCTGGTGCAGAAGGTGTCCCGCAGCCTGGCGGCGCGGCCGAGCGGCCGGCACGGAGCGGCTGAGGCGGCGGAGG AACCTGATGTGGTGGTAAGAAGGCAGGAAGCTTTGGCAGCAGCTCGCCTCAGGATGCAAGAGGAATTGAATGCACAAGCAGAACGatacaaagaaaagcaaagacag ctggaggaggagaggcgAAGGCAGAAGATCGCCATGTGGGAGAGtatgcaagaaggaaaaagctaCAAAGGAAACCTGAAACTGAATCAG CAAGAAGTAGAATCTGGTGCCTCTGCCTCAGCAGTCCCGAAatctaaaccaaacaaaaagcctTTGAGAGGAGGTG GCTATAACCCCCTgtctggagaaggaggagggacGTGCTCCTGGAGACCCGGCCGGCGGGGCCCGTCAGCAGGTGGATGA
- the SNRPA1 gene encoding U2 small nuclear ribonucleoprotein A', translating to MVKLTAELIEQAAQYTNAVRDRELDLRGYKIPVIENLGATLDQFDAIDFSDNEIRKLDGFPLLRRLKTLLMNNNRICRIGENLEQALPSLTELILTNNNIAELGELDPLSTIKSLTYLSVLRNPVTNKKHYRLYLIHKVPQVRVLDFQKVKLKERQEAEKMFKGKRGAQLAKDIARRAKTFNPGAGLPTDKKKTGPSPGDVEAIKTAIANASTLAEVERLKGLLQAGQIPGRERKSGPSEDGEEEMEEDTVPNGS from the exons ATGGTGAAGCTCACGGCGGAGCTGATCGAGCAGGCGGCACAGTACACCAACGCCGTGCGCGACCGGGAGCTCGACCTGCGCG GCTATAAAATCCCTGTTATTGAGAACTTGGGTGCCACTCTGGACCAGTTTGATGCCATTGATTTCTCTGACAATGAGATCCGCAAACTGGACGGATTCCCCCTGCTGCGGAGACTGAAAACGCTCCTGATGAATAACAACAGGATTTG TCGGATTGGTGAGAACCTGGAacaggctctgcccagcctcacAGAGCTCATTCTTACCAACAACAACATTGCTGAACTG GGTGAACTGGATCCATTATCAACTATTAAATCATTGACTTACCTGAG CGTTCTAAGGAATCCTGTAACAAATAAGAAACATTACAGATTGTATCTAATTCATAAAGTTCCCCAGGTCAGAGTGCTGGATTTTCAAAAAGTGAAACTCAAA GAGCGACAGGAGGCAGAGAAAATGTTCAAGGGCAAACGGGGTGCACAGCTTGCAAAGGATATTGCCAGGAGAGCAAAAAC ctTCAATCCAGGGGCTGGTCTGCcaacagacaaaaagaaaacagggcCCTCCCCAGGGGACGTGGAGGCAATTAAG ACTGCCATAGCAAACGCCTCGACGTTGGCTGAGGTGGAGCGGCTGAAGGGATTGCTGCAGGCGGGACAGATCCCCGGCAGGGAGCGGAAATCAG GTCCATCGGAGGACGGcgaagaagaaatggaagaggaCACAGTGCCAAACGGATCGTAG